Part of the Methylomonas rapida genome is shown below.
GGCGGCCAAAACATGGCCTTGTTGATGCGCCATGCCAGCCGCACGGGCTTGGCCATGCTGTTGATGATCGTTCTGGCGCACGTCAATCCGCGGCGGTTTCAAACTTTTTCCGTGGCTTTTTTCGTGGCTTGCGTGATGCTGTTACTGGCGGTTGCCGTCATGGGCCAAATCAGCATGGGCGCGCAACGCTGGCTGGATCTCGGATTTTTTCGCTTTCAACCGTCGGAATTCACCAAAATTGCCGCCCCGATGATGGTGGCGTGGTATTTATCCGAACATTCGCTGCCACCCAAGCCGAAGCAAGTGTTGGCGGCCGGCATATTATTGGCCATACCGGTATTATTGATCGCCAAACAACCGGATCTAGGCACCTCGTTGCTGGTTGCCAGCTCTGGCGCGGCCGTGCTGTTCTTTGCCGGCTTGTCCTGGTGGCTAATCCTGGGCATCATCTCGATTCTCGCGGCATTGACACCGGTGTTATGGCATTTCATGCGCGAATATCAACGCAACCGCGTGCTGACTTTCATCAATCCCGAAGCCGATCCGATGGGAACGGGCTACCACATCATTCAATCCAAGATTGCGATCGGTTCCGGCGGCATCAACGGCAAAGGCTGGCTGGGCAGCACGCAAGCCAAGCTGGACTTTTTACCAGAAAGCTCTACCGACTTCATTTTTGCGGTGTTCGCGGAAGAATTCGGCCTGTTCGGCTGCGTCGGCCTGTTGTTCCTGTACTTGCTGGTCATCAGCCGCTGTTTCTATATCGCCGTGCAAGCGCAAGATACCTATTGCCGCCTATTGGCCGGCAGCCTGGCCTTCACGTTTTTTGTCTATGTGTTCGTCAATATCGGCATGGTCATCGGAATTTTGCCGGTGGTTGGGGTGCCGTTGCCGCTGATCAGCTACGGCGGCACCTCGATGGTGACACTGATGGCGGGTTTTGGCATATTGATGTCGATACATACGCATCGGAAGCTGTTACCGGTTTGATCGACAAAAATTATCGTCTTTTATAAACTTTGAATTCTGCTTATGTCATTTCGCCTTTTACTCCTATTCATTTTGTCGTTATTTGTGCCAGCCGCATCGGCCGCGATTACCGAAACCGATTCGTTCAAGCGCTTCGTCGCCCAGATGGTCAAGCAACATCATTTCAACGAAACCGAACTACGCCATTTATTTCAAGCGGTCAACATCCAGCAGCCGATTCTGGATGCGATGGCCAAACCGGCGGAAGCCAAACCCTGGTATCAATACCGCGAGATATTCATGACCGAATCGCGCATAGCCGGCGGCGTGCAATTCTGGCGCGATAATGAAGCGGCCTTGAGAGCAGTCGAACAACAATACGGCGTGCCGGCCGAAATCGTCATTGCCATCATCGGCGTCGAAACCAAATACGGCGCCTTTACCGGCAAATACCGGGTCATCGATGCCTTGGCGACCCTGGGCTTTGCTTACCCATCCCGTAGCGAATTCTTCTTGAAAGAATTGGAAAACTTCCTGTTATTGAGCCGTGAAGAACATATCGACCCATTACAGCCTATGGGTTCCTATGCCGGCGCGATGGGGCTGTCTCAATTCATGCCCAGCAGCTACCGGGCCTATGCGAAAGACTTCGATCTGGACCATAAACGCGACATTTGGCAAAACAGCAGCGATGCGATCGCCAGCGTGGCAAATTACTTCGTAGCCAATGGCTGGCAACGCGGCGGCGCCATCGCTTTTCGGGTCAACGCTCGCAGCGATGCATACCGCAGCGCGTTGAGCAAAGGCGTCAAGCCCGATATGTCGATAGGACAATTGCGTAAACTTGGCATTACCACACCGTCACAACTTACCGATAGCGAAAATGCAAAATTACTGAGCTATCCCTTGCTAGATGGCGAAGAGCTTTGGCTGGGCTTGCATAATTTCTATGTCATCACCCGCTATAACCATAGTCCGCTTTATGCCATGGCGGTATTTCAATTGAGCCAGGCGATACGCGACAAAAAACTGCACGACTGATTGGCGTCAATCGTAATGGCTGGAGCGCTCTGCCAGCGCTTCAGCACCCTATATTCCACGCCAGCCGGCGTAGAACAGGATTCCACCAGACAAAATCCGTCGATTTGCCAGCCTATGGGTTCAAATGCAATTTCAGGTAGGAATTTGGCTTTACGCAACAAGGTCACATGTGGCGTGTAAGGCCGCCGGTCGACCTCGATTTCGTGTTGAATGGCAGCGGCGTTGAGTTGTTCGACCAAACTCGATACCGCCGTATCGAATTGCTCCGCGCACAAACAAACCACGGCGGGCTTTTTCCAATACTGGAGTCGGTCAAACATCAGACGCATCGGCTCGACGACTATATTGTCGGCAGCCTGCATCATGGCAGCTTGCTGTGCTTCGTCCAGGTTCCCCAAAAAAACCAGCGTGGCATGCACATTCATGGCTGAGACAGGCCTGCCATACCCTCTCAGACTGCGAACGATTTTTTGAAATCGCTGCCGGGTATCGTCATCCGGCCAAAGGGCAAAGAATAGCCGCTTCATGACCTCGTCACTCGGCAAGCAATTGCCTGATCAGGCTTTCCAATTCGGAAAATTCTCCAAACCGGCACGCGCGCAAAATACCCTGCTTATCGACCAGGATATGCGATGGCGTACCTTGCAACGCAAAACGCTCGAAGGTTTCGGCACGGTACTCCAAAGTTTGCAAATAATCCCTGATACGCAACCTGATCTGTTGGTAATCGGCCGACTGCCTGGAAATATCCGGCAATTTTTGTCGAATGAAATCGTCCACGGTTTGCTCGGTGACGGGTTCCTCTACTTTCAGCAAGCAGTCCATGGCTACCGGAAACGGGATGCGATACGGCCATAGTCCATTCCGCAATTGTCCATACTCCTGTAACGCCCGCCGTGTCTCGCCAACCACCTCGCATTTTTCCAACAGCAGTCGTAGATTAACCAAGTTGTTTTTATCAAAATCCTCGAAGGCGGTGGCAACGCCCAACACTGCCAGTCCTTGCTCGGCGTAACGCTGATGTAAATCGATGGCCTGCGGCAGAGAATACAAGAAACAACCTGGGCAATTGACTTGAAACACCTCGACCAGCACCACCTTTCCCCGCAATTGATCAAAGTTGGTAGCTTCTCCCTGCACCCATTGGGACACCGCTAGTGGTACGGTCATTTGACTCAATTGAGCTTTGATCATTTTTTAACTACATGTAATTAAACAACGATAGATTTTGCACTTTGACATAGGCTTGCTGGGCCGCCTGAAGTGCAATCTCTTGTAAATTGAATTTACTCAAGGCTTCGGCATAGTCCAGATCACCAATTTCAGATGCCGTGCTTTTGTTATCCAAGATGTAGTCGGCATTCCGGTTTTCCTGCACATCCAGCGCATTCATTCGGGCACCGACAGAAGCCCTAACAGTGGAAAAACGCTCTAAAGCCTTGCTTATATCGCCCAAGGAAGCTGGGTCTGGAGTATTGTTTTTCAGCCCGGCAGACAAGGTTTCGATGGCCTGGAACACATTCTCAATACTACCGAGAGTTAACGGGTCAGGGAGTATATTGCCAAAAACCTCGTTACCCGGATCACCATCGGCAACTTGCCGGTCAGGACCAATTTCTATTTTGCGCTGATTGGTATCGCCTTGATAGGTATAAACAGGAGGCACAGAATCATCGTGGGTAAAAGCCTTTTGATCCGTCTTGTAACCGGAAAAAATATACTCTCCGTTGGCATTTTTTGTATTGGCAATCCCCAATAACTGATCCTTTAATAGATCGATTTCCTCGGCAATTTGCTTTCTATTTTCTGGAGAAATAGAACCATTCAAGCCTCGTAGCGCCAAGTCTTGAATGCTTTGCAAAGCATCAGTGGCATTACTCAAACTAGATTCTTCCAAACCCAACCGCTGCCTCGCCGCACCGATATTCACTTGATATTGTTCACTTTCCTTAATATTTTGTTCCAGATCGATCAATGAGGTTGCTGCCACCGGATTTTCGGAGGGTGTCAGATATTTTTTATTGGATGACAATTTTAGCTGGGTTTCACTAAGCTTGGCCTGCTGATCCAGCATCGCGTTCACGGCTAGCTGATGACTCCATGAAGTAGAAATACGCATGACAACCTCCCCTAACGAACGGCACCGATCAGACTATCGAACAACGTATTGGCCACCGATATGGCCTGTGCCGCTGCCTGATAAGACTGTTGAAACTTGATTAAATTCGCGGCTTCTTCATCCAGATTGACGCCAGAAACCGATTCCCAGGAAGAGGTGGCCTGTTTCAACAACGTATCCTGTGCCGAACGACTCACTTGGGCGTTGCGCGTCTGCGTGCCCACTTTGGAAACTATTTGCCCATACGCATCGGAAAAAGTCGCCGTGCCGTTGAACATCAGACTGGCATTTTCCAGTTGCGCCAAGGCCAAGGCATTGCGGTTGTCGCCCGGCAAACCGGACACCGGCGGGCCATCAACACGACCTTGTGCCGCCGCTATTTGTTTAGGATCGGTAATGGCCAGTTTGATATTCTTGGCTGCATCATAAGCAGGCCTGATTAAAAAACTATCACCCACTGTTAGAGTTCCGCTCAAAGCCAGGTTGAATCCATCAGCGGGCGCCGTGACATTCGTATTATCACTCAACCGAGTCAACGTATAAGCCGGTGGAGGCCCTACTGCCGAAATGGTAAGCTGATAATCACTGGCTTTGAGGCCTGAGGCGGATGTCGCAAATGTAGCGGTCAAAGTGGCGGTTGGATCGGCTACCTTGGCCACCACCGGAATTTCCGGCGAGCCCAAATCAAAAAAACGCGCACCTGCCGACCCCTCCAGATCATATCCCGCCTGGTGAACGCGATTGAATTCCACAGCCATCCCTGTCGCCAACAAACCCAGTTGCTGCTGCGCAGGATCCAGTACCTCATCCCTGAAGCGCAGGCTTCCATACAAACTTCCACCGGACAGCTGATTGGATATGTTTTGTCCATTCATGAATATTTCTTTATGCGTCGGATCGCTATCCGAGCTTTGGACAGACAATACCGCGGCATAATCGCTCAACACCAAAGGTTGTCCCTTGCCGATGAACACGCTGATGGAACCATCCTTTTGATTGACCACGGATACGTCGACCAGTTTGGCCATGTCGTTCAACAACATGTCCCGTTGATCCAATAACTGATTGGGCAATTGCCCCCCTTTAGCCCGGCCAATGTCGGCGACAATTTTGTTATTCAGTTCGGCAATCTCCTTGGCATACGAATTGAGATCGCTGACCATGCCACCCAAGCCCACATTGACCTGATCCCTGATTTGCTCGAAACGGCCGTTCATGGTGCTGAAAGTTTGCGCCAGCGACTCTGCTTCCGACAGCATCACTTGCCGCGCGGGAATGGACGAGGGATCGTCGGCGACTTCGTGCACGGCATCGAAAAACGCTTTCATGGAAGGCGCCAAGCTGGTGCTATCGGCCGCAATGATGCTGTCGATTTGCGCTGCCAGGCTGTGATAGGTATCGACCTCGCCGAAGGCCGAGTTGCTGGAACGCACCTGCCCGGTAATGAATTGATCGTAACTCCGGGCGATATTGGCTACCGACACGCCGGTTCCGACGAAGTTACCGCCCAGGAACTGCTCGGGCCGGGTAGACAATTCAGCCCGCTGCCGGCTGTAGCCTTCCGTATTGACATTACTGATATTGTTGCTGGTCGTTTCCAGCGAGCGCTGAAAAGCCGCCAATCCAGATAATGCGGTATTCAAAAGACCGATTGACATAGCGCCTCCTAACCTGCGTCAGCGGGTACTTGACCGGCGATTTGATTGTTGTAAATGCTCATGATCTTTTCCGCATATCTAGGGTCGGTGGCATAACCCGCTTTTTGTAGTTCGCGTACATATTGCGCGGCGTTATCCGCTTTCTTCAAGGCTTCGCCATAACGAGGATTCGATTTGATGAAATTGACATAATCGTCAAAACTTTCTTTGTACGAATCATAAGATCTAAACCCGGCCATTTCCCTTTTCGCCACACCACCATCATATTCCAGCGTCGATACTCGCGTTTGCTTGCCTTGCCAACTTTTATCGGCCTTGATATTAAAAAGATTAAAACTACTTTCGCCTTGGGCATTTTTGATCACCGATTGTCCCCAGCCGGTTTCCAGGGCGGCCTGAGCCAGTAATACATTGACATCGACCCCCAGTTCCCTGGCTGCTTCTTGCGCGTGCGGCATCAACTGGCTCATGAAAATCTGTTTGTTGACAGCCCTTCCGCTTGCGCGCGAGCTTTGCTCCATGGCCTGCCATTTGGCCTCGAGCGCTTGCTGACTTTGTTCCATACGCTCCAAGGCGGCTTGCAAACTGGTCAAGCCAGACTCTTCCAGCGACTGTTCGGAATTTACCGCACTCATAGTCTTGTTCATTGGACGCGGGGCGGCTTGGCCATGCACGCCGAAAGCCCGATTCAGGTAATCACTGGCCTGCATTTTCTCGTCCTCGTCATTCTTCGGCTTGGGCGTCAATTGTTTGGCTATCAAATCGGCCAAGCCAACACCCGGTTTACCGGCCAACTCCACGGCCATTTGCTGGTCGTACATGTCCCGATAAAACTCGCTTTGCTTGCTATCCAGTATGCCTTCGCTCAATTTGGCCTGCCTCATGCTTTTCAAGACCATGGTCAAAAACACGGATTCGAATTGCTTGGCGACTTCCTTGATCGCCTCCGGCGATTGTTCGCGCGCACCTTGTTTCAGTTTGGCCAGACCATTGAAGTCTGTATAAACGGATACAGTATCGGTGTTTAACATGATAACCCCCCCCCTCTAAATCGGGAACGCACGGCGAATCAGTTACTAAATCACGATCAACTCGGCACGCAAGGCGCCTGCTGATTTCAAGGCTTCCAAAATCGCGACCAAATCACTTGGCGCGGCTCCAACACTATTGACGGCCTGCACGATTTCATCCAATGACACGCCTGGGTTGAATACGAACATGTGGTTGTTCTCTTCCTGAACCGAAATTTCAGACTTAGGCGTCACCACGGTCTCGCCTTGCGACAGGGCGCCCGGCTGACTGACTTGCGGGTTTTCCGAAATCGTCACGGTCAGACTGCCATGCGACACCGCCGAAGGTTGCACCCTGACCTTGCTGTTGATGATGACAGTGCCGGTCCTGGAGTTGACGATGACCTTAGCCGGGGCATCATCCGGCGCTATCTCGATATTCTCGACCATTGCGGTAAACTCGACCTTCTGAGCCGGATTGACCGGAGATCTCACGCTCACGGAAGTAGCATCGATAGCCCTGGCAGTATCCGCACCCAGCATTTTATTGATTGCCCCAACCATCCGATTGGCTGTCGTAAAATCTGGGGTGTTCAAATTGAACACCAAATCGCCGCCTTGCTCGAAACCAGTCGGCACGCTTCGCTCCACTGTAGCGCCATTCGGTATCCTCCCCACCAAGGGATTGTTGACGGTGATTTTTGAGCCATCCTGGCCGGATGCGCTCAAACCGCCCACCACCAGATTACCTTGCGCCACCGCATAGACATTGCCATCCGCGCCGCGCAACGGGCTCATTACCAACGAGCCACCACGCAAACTTTTGGCATCCCCCATCGAAGAAACCGTCACATCGATGGTTTGCCCTGGTTTGGCAAAGGGCGGCAATTCTGCATGTACACTAACCAAGGCTACGTTTTTGGATTTTGGATCGATGCCGGGCGGCAACGTCATGCCGAGTTTACCTACCATATTGCGCAAGGCTTGCCCGGTGAATCGGGTTTTATCGCCGGATTTATCCAAACCCGTGACCAAACCGTAGCCCACGAGTTGGTTGCTGCGCACACCGGCAACCGCGGCAATATCCTTGATCCGCTCGGCCTGCACGACATTCGCTATTAGCATCATGGCCAGCAAGATTATTGTTTTCATCGTCTTTCTCCGCTATCGGTGATCGTCAGAGACCAAGCCTGCTTACACGTTAAAAAGGAAACCAAGGGCTAGACAAGATTCGAGAGATCCAGCCTGGTTTCGACGCATCGGCCAACGCGCCATCGCCGGTATACATAATGGTGGCATCGGCCACCTTGGAAGACGGGATGGTATTGGCTACATTGATATCGATCGGGCGAACGATACCGGACAGTCGGATGTATTCATTGCCATCGTTCATGGCTACTCTTTTTTCGCCACGGACCCGCATATTGCCATTCGGCAGCAGTTCCACCACCGTTACACTGATGTCGCCCGTCAAATTACTGATTTGACGCGCATCACCCTTGCCTTCCGTGGCACGATCAACCGAATACTGCAGCGAAGAGGACAGATCGCTGCCCAATATATCCGACGTGGGTATGCCAAAAACCGCGGGGGCGCTACCCGAAATCTGCACGTCCGAGTTCTTGTCCGTCTTTGAGTTGGCCTGTTTTCTGGCGACGGTGTTTTCGTCGAAGGTCACCGTCAAAATATCGCCGACGCGGCGGGCGGCATGATCCTCGAACAGACGCATGTCGTACCCGCTTTGATAGATGGCGCCGTTGTTCTGCAGCGGCGGACGCAGATCGGCCGGTTGCACCGGGGCAAAATCCGGGTCGCGCGCCGGCAAAGTATTGCAGCCCAGTAGGAACGAACTGAAAAAACCGATTAAAACCAAGGCTTTCATGATGAATGTCCTAGATCAGAGTTGTTGGGTGACGAACGACAACATCTCATCCGTCGTCGATATGGCTTTGGAATTCATTTCATAGGCACGCTGAGTTTCGATCATGTTGACAAGTTCCTCCACCACATTGACGTTGGAAGTTTCCAACGAGCCTTGCAACACGATGCCCAGTTCTTCTTCGCCCGGCGTACCGACGATGGGGGGGCCGCTGGCTACGGACTCGCGGAACAAGTTTTCGCCCATGGGATCAAGCCCGGCGGGATTGATGAAATCGGCCAACTGAATCTGGCCCACATTGGTGGCCTCGGGACTGCCGGGCTGCACCACGTTAACGGTGCCGTCGCGACCGATACTGATACTGATGGCGTCTTGCGGAATGGTGATATTGGGTTCTAACGTCAAGCCGCCGGCGGTAACGATTTGCCCGGTCGAATCCAGCTTCAAGGAGCCATCGCGGGTGTAATTGATGTCGCCATTGGGCATCAGGATCTGGATATAACCGCGACCGCTGATCGCGATGTCCAGCGAATTTTCGGTTTGCTGAATGTTCCCCTGAGTATGCAGCTTTTCGGTCGCCACGGTTCTGACACCGGTACCGAGCTGCAAACCGGTAGGCAATTCGGTGTTTTGCGTGGTTTGCGAGCCGACCTGACGTATGTTTTGATAAATCAGGTCTTCGAATAAGGGACGGCCTTTTTTGAAGCCCGTGGTGTTGACGTTGGCCAAGTTGTTGGCAATCACCGCCATCCGGGTTTGCTGGGCATCGAGGCCGGTCTTGGCTACCCATAATGCACGTTCTGTCATGACAACCTCCTGAGTGACATTTTTTTGTCTTATCAGGAGTAAAGCAGTATTTATGCCATTTGCATCAGTTTGGCGGTAACACCTGCGTTGTCATCGACGTTTTTCATGACCTTGGTTTGCAATTCAAAGTTACGCGCCAACTCGATCATCTCGACCATGGCCGACATTGCATTGACGTTGCTGCCTTCCAGCATCCCCTGCATGACATTGACATTGGCATCGGCGGGTGGCGGCGCGGCTCCCGCCTGCTTGAGATGCATCAAGCCGTCATTGCCTTTTTCCAGATTGCCGTTACCCGGATTTACCAGCTTGATGCGGTCGAGCACGACCAACGTAGTCGCGTTGGAGCCTTGCGGGATGATGCTAATGGTCCCGTCCCGTCCGATCTCCACTTTTTGCGCCGGCGGTATCGCAATTGGCTGTCCCGCTTCGCCCAAAAACCTGAGACCCGCCCCATTCTCCAATAAGCCTTCCGGCGTAATGCGCAAATCGCCGGCTCGGGTATAAGCTTCACCACCGTCCTTGCCCTGCACGGCGAACCAGCCATCGCCATTGATGGCGATATCCAATTCTCTGCCGGTGGTTTGCAAACCGCCCGTGGACATATCCGTTCCCGGCCTTTCGGTCATCGCATAGACACGGGAAGGATAGCCAGGACCGAAGGCCGGCATCGCCCGGAATTGTTCGAAATCCGACTTGAATCCGGTGGTTTGCGTATTCGCCAGATTATTGGCATTCGCGCTTTGCGCCAGCAGGGTTTGCTTGGCGCCGTTCATCGCGATGTATAGGCTACGGTCCATGCCGGCTCCCCTTCATTTAGATGTTGAGTATCGCTTGCATGATGGTATTTTCGGTGGTGATGGTCTGCGCATTGGCCTGGTAATGCTGCTGCGCCACGATTAGATTGACCAGCTGCGCGGCCAAATCCACATTTGAACTTTCCAGCGCGCCAGACTGAATGCCGCCAAAATTATTCGACCCCGCCTCGCCGCGTATCGGTTCACCGGAGTCGGCGCCTTGCGCCCAAGCGGTATCACCCAACTTGGTCAAGCCATTCACATTAGGAAACCGAGTCAATGCAACCTTCCCAACGGTTTGTGATCCACCGTTGCTGAAACGGGCGAATATCACCCCTTCATCGTCAATATCGACACCGGTTAATTGCCCCGCGGGTAATCCAT
Proteins encoded:
- the thpR gene encoding RNA 2',3'-cyclic phosphodiesterase, yielding MKRLFFALWPDDDTRQRFQKIVRSLRGYGRPVSAMNVHATLVFLGNLDEAQQAAMMQAADNIVVEPMRLMFDRLQYWKKPAVVCLCAEQFDTAVSSLVEQLNAAAIQHEIEVDRRPYTPHVTLLRKAKFLPEIAFEPIGWQIDGFCLVESCSTPAGVEYRVLKRWQSAPAITIDANQSCSFLSRIAWLN
- the flgF gene encoding flagellar basal-body rod protein FlgF: MDRSLYIAMNGAKQTLLAQSANANNLANTQTTGFKSDFEQFRAMPAFGPGYPSRVYAMTERPGTDMSTGGLQTTGRELDIAINGDGWFAVQGKDGGEAYTRAGDLRITPEGLLENGAGLRFLGEAGQPIAIPPAQKVEIGRDGTISIIPQGSNATTLVVLDRIKLVNPGNGNLEKGNDGLMHLKQAGAAPPPADANVNVMQGMLEGSNVNAMSAMVEMIELARNFELQTKVMKNVDDNAGVTAKLMQMA
- the flgG gene encoding flagellar basal-body rod protein FlgG, which produces MTERALWVAKTGLDAQQTRMAVIANNLANVNTTGFKKGRPLFEDLIYQNIRQVGSQTTQNTELPTGLQLGTGVRTVATEKLHTQGNIQQTENSLDIAISGRGYIQILMPNGDINYTRDGSLKLDSTGQIVTAGGLTLEPNITIPQDAISISIGRDGTVNVVQPGSPEATNVGQIQLADFINPAGLDPMGENLFRESVASGPPIVGTPGEEELGIVLQGSLETSNVNVVEELVNMIETQRAYEMNSKAISTTDEMLSFVTQQL
- a CDS encoding thioredoxin domain-containing protein; the protein is MTVPLAVSQWVQGEATNFDQLRGKVVLVEVFQVNCPGCFLYSLPQAIDLHQRYAEQGLAVLGVATAFEDFDKNNLVNLRLLLEKCEVVGETRRALQEYGQLRNGLWPYRIPFPVAMDCLLKVEEPVTEQTVDDFIRQKLPDISRQSADYQQIRLRIRDYLQTLEYRAETFERFALQGTPSHILVDKQGILRACRFGEFSELESLIRQLLAE
- the flgL gene encoding flagellar hook-associated protein FlgL, which codes for MRISTSWSHQLAVNAMLDQQAKLSETQLKLSSNKKYLTPSENPVAATSLIDLEQNIKESEQYQVNIGAARQRLGLEESSLSNATDALQSIQDLALRGLNGSISPENRKQIAEEIDLLKDQLLGIANTKNANGEYIFSGYKTDQKAFTHDDSVPPVYTYQGDTNQRKIEIGPDRQVADGDPGNEVFGNILPDPLTLGSIENVFQAIETLSAGLKNNTPDPASLGDISKALERFSTVRASVGARMNALDVQENRNADYILDNKSTASEIGDLDYAEALSKFNLQEIALQAAQQAYVKVQNLSLFNYM
- a CDS encoding flagellar basal body L-ring protein FlgH; amino-acid sequence: MKALVLIGFFSSFLLGCNTLPARDPDFAPVQPADLRPPLQNNGAIYQSGYDMRLFEDHAARRVGDILTVTFDENTVARKQANSKTDKNSDVQISGSAPAVFGIPTSDILGSDLSSSLQYSVDRATEGKGDARQISNLTGDISVTVVELLPNGNMRVRGEKRVAMNDGNEYIRLSGIVRPIDINVANTIPSSKVADATIMYTGDGALADASKPGWISRILSSPWFPF
- a CDS encoding flagellar basal body P-ring protein FlgI, which translates into the protein MKTIILLAMMLIANVVQAERIKDIAAVAGVRSNQLVGYGLVTGLDKSGDKTRFTGQALRNMVGKLGMTLPPGIDPKSKNVALVSVHAELPPFAKPGQTIDVTVSSMGDAKSLRGGSLVMSPLRGADGNVYAVAQGNLVVGGLSASGQDGSKITVNNPLVGRIPNGATVERSVPTGFEQGGDLVFNLNTPDFTTANRMVGAINKMLGADTARAIDATSVSVRSPVNPAQKVEFTAMVENIEIAPDDAPAKVIVNSRTGTVIINSKVRVQPSAVSHGSLTVTISENPQVSQPGALSQGETVVTPKSEISVQEENNHMFVFNPGVSLDEIVQAVNSVGAAPSDLVAILEALKSAGALRAELIVI
- the flgJ gene encoding flagellar assembly peptidoglycan hydrolase FlgJ; protein product: MLNTDTVSVYTDFNGLAKLKQGAREQSPEAIKEVAKQFESVFLTMVLKSMRQAKLSEGILDSKQSEFYRDMYDQQMAVELAGKPGVGLADLIAKQLTPKPKNDEDEKMQASDYLNRAFGVHGQAAPRPMNKTMSAVNSEQSLEESGLTSLQAALERMEQSQQALEAKWQAMEQSSRASGRAVNKQIFMSQLMPHAQEAARELGVDVNVLLAQAALETGWGQSVIKNAQGESSFNLFNIKADKSWQGKQTRVSTLEYDGGVAKREMAGFRSYDSYKESFDDYVNFIKSNPRYGEALKKADNAAQYVRELQKAGYATDPRYAEKIMSIYNNQIAGQVPADAG
- the mltB gene encoding lytic murein transglycosylase B; translated protein: MSFRLLLLFILSLFVPAASAAITETDSFKRFVAQMVKQHHFNETELRHLFQAVNIQQPILDAMAKPAEAKPWYQYREIFMTESRIAGGVQFWRDNEAALRAVEQQYGVPAEIVIAIIGVETKYGAFTGKYRVIDALATLGFAYPSRSEFFLKELENFLLLSREEHIDPLQPMGSYAGAMGLSQFMPSSYRAYAKDFDLDHKRDIWQNSSDAIASVANYFVANGWQRGGAIAFRVNARSDAYRSALSKGVKPDMSIGQLRKLGITTPSQLTDSENAKLLSYPLLDGEELWLGLHNFYVITRYNHSPLYAMAVFQLSQAIRDKKLHD
- the flgK gene encoding flagellar hook-associated protein FlgK → MSIGLLNTALSGLAAFQRSLETTSNNISNVNTEGYSRQRAELSTRPEQFLGGNFVGTGVSVANIARSYDQFITGQVRSSNSAFGEVDTYHSLAAQIDSIIAADSTSLAPSMKAFFDAVHEVADDPSSIPARQVMLSEAESLAQTFSTMNGRFEQIRDQVNVGLGGMVSDLNSYAKEIAELNNKIVADIGRAKGGQLPNQLLDQRDMLLNDMAKLVDVSVVNQKDGSISVFIGKGQPLVLSDYAAVLSVQSSDSDPTHKEIFMNGQNISNQLSGGSLYGSLRFRDEVLDPAQQQLGLLATGMAVEFNRVHQAGYDLEGSAGARFFDLGSPEIPVVAKVADPTATLTATFATSASGLKASDYQLTISAVGPPPAYTLTRLSDNTNVTAPADGFNLALSGTLTVGDSFLIRPAYDAAKNIKLAITDPKQIAAAQGRVDGPPVSGLPGDNRNALALAQLENASLMFNGTATFSDAYGQIVSKVGTQTRNAQVSRSAQDTLLKQATSSWESVSGVNLDEEAANLIKFQQSYQAAAQAISVANTLFDSLIGAVR
- the rodA gene encoding rod shape-determining protein RodA, whose protein sequence is MKNEMRIEQFQSPSLLGNLLRKLHIDIPLFLTLLLICSLSFVILYSAGGQNMALLMRHASRTGLAMLLMIVLAHVNPRRFQTFSVAFFVACVMLLLAVAVMGQISMGAQRWLDLGFFRFQPSEFTKIAAPMMVAWYLSEHSLPPKPKQVLAAGILLAIPVLLIAKQPDLGTSLLVASSGAAVLFFAGLSWWLILGIISILAALTPVLWHFMREYQRNRVLTFINPEADPMGTGYHIIQSKIAIGSGGINGKGWLGSTQAKLDFLPESSTDFIFAVFAEEFGLFGCVGLLFLYLLVISRCFYIAVQAQDTYCRLLAGSLAFTFFVYVFVNIGMVIGILPVVGVPLPLISYGGTSMVTLMAGFGILMSIHTHRKLLPV